Proteins from one Podospora pseudoanserina strain CBS 124.78 chromosome 1, whole genome shotgun sequence genomic window:
- the arc1 gene encoding ARP2/3 actin-organizing complex subunit Sop2 (EggNog:ENOG503NU7A; BUSCO:EOG09262VPD; COG:Z) yields the protein MSAPEVHHLFHNPIADHSFSADRQTLAIARDTTVELYGRVGNSFKLKDELKGHDKTVTSIDIAPNSGRIVTCSQDRNALVWEPTPQGYKPTLVLLRINRAATFVRWSPNETKFAVGSGDRLIAICYFEEENDWWVSKHLKKPIRSTITTVAWHPNSVLLAAGSTDAHARVLSSFIKGVDARPEPTAWGERLPFNTICGEYLNNSAGWIHSVAFSPSGDALAFAAHDSSITVVYPSAPEQPPRAVVTINTQLLPFMSIIWNGEAEIIAAGYDCEAFRFKGGLNGWQLSGTIEAKSRPGLGDAREESALNMFKQMDLKGKVKDDTQLKTVHQNTVTMLRPYETSGDVVAKFSSSGVDGRLVIWNV from the exons atgtcGGCCCCCGAAGTCCACCACCTTTTCCACAATCCCATTGCGGATCACTCGTTCTCAGCTGACCGCCAAACGCTGGCCATTGCGCGCGACACCACTGTCGAGCTCTACGGAAGGGTCGGGAATAGCTTCAAACTCAAGGATGAGCTCAAGGGCCACGACAAGACTGTGACCAGCATTGATATTGCCCCCAACTCAGGACGCATTGTTACCTGCTCTCAGG ATCGCAATGCCCTTGTGTGGGAACCTACCCCCCAAGGCTATAAGCCGaccctcgtcctcctgcGCATCAACCGAGCTGCCACCTTTGTACGCTGGTCGCCGAACGAGACCAAGTTTGCGGTTGGATCTGGTGACAGACTGATCGCGATCTGCTATTTCGAGGAGGAAAATGACTGGTGGGTCTCGAAGCACTTGAAGAAGCCAATTCGCAGTACCATCACCACTGTCGCATGGCATCCCAATTCGGTCCTTCTTGCCGCTGGCTCTACCGATGCCCATGCGCGCGTCTTGTCCAGCTTCATCAAGGGCGTCGACGCCAGGCCAGAGCCCACCGCCTGGGGTGAGAGATTGcccttcaacaccatctgTGGCGAGTACTTGAACAATTCGGCTGGTTGGATTCACTCTGTGGCTTTCTCCCCCAGCGGAGATGCTCTTGCCTTTGCCGCGCatgacagcagcatcactGTTGTGTATCCAAGCGCCCCTGAGCAGCCGCCCAGGGCTGTtgtcaccatcaacacacaGCTGCTCCCCTTTATGAGCATCATCTGGAATGGAGAGGCTGAGATCATTGCCGCCGGATATGACTGCGAGGCTTTCCGGTTCAAGGGTGGTCTTAATGGCTGGCAGCTGAGCGGAACGATTGAGGCCAAGAGCCGCCCTGGTCTTGGTGATGCCCGGGAAGAGTCCGCGCTCAACATGTTCAAGCAGATGGATCTGAAGGGCAAGGTCAAAGATGACACCCAGCTCAAGACAGTCCATCAAAACACCGTCACAATGCTGCGTCCCTACGAAACTTCTGGTGATGTCGTTGCTAAG